One Caulobacter segnis genomic window carries:
- a CDS encoding MlaE family ABC transporter permease, translated as MATAEAAQQAPTRVRGNPIRALGRSTLAAVRMVGAVGVFAVRGTAAALSPPWFPGQLWRQIVAIGFFSLPVVGLTAIFTGAALALNIFTGGGRFNAEQVMPQIVALGITRELGPVLAALMLAGRVSAAIAAEIGAMRATEQIDAMRTLSTDPFRYLVGPRLLAGVLMLPLLTAVADTIGVAGGWLVATRVLDFSSAVYIRNTIDFLQGWDIVSGLIKAAVFGFIVALMGCYHGYNAKGGARGVGRATTHAVVSSAILIFASDYLLTTFFTHAS; from the coding sequence ATGGCGACGGCCGAGGCGGCTCAGCAGGCGCCAACGCGTGTTCGGGGCAACCCCATCCGGGCCCTGGGCCGCTCGACCCTGGCCGCCGTGCGCATGGTCGGCGCGGTGGGCGTCTTCGCCGTGCGCGGAACCGCCGCCGCCCTGAGCCCGCCCTGGTTCCCAGGCCAGCTGTGGCGCCAGATCGTCGCCATCGGCTTCTTCTCGCTGCCGGTCGTGGGCCTGACCGCCATCTTCACCGGCGCGGCCCTGGCCCTGAACATCTTCACCGGCGGCGGACGCTTCAACGCCGAGCAGGTGATGCCGCAGATCGTGGCCCTGGGGATCACCCGGGAGCTGGGTCCGGTGCTGGCCGCCCTGATGCTGGCCGGCCGGGTCTCGGCCGCCATCGCCGCCGAGATCGGGGCCATGCGCGCGACCGAGCAGATCGACGCCATGCGCACCCTGTCGACCGACCCGTTCCGCTATCTCGTCGGCCCGCGCCTGCTGGCCGGCGTGCTGATGCTGCCCCTGCTGACCGCCGTCGCCGACACCATCGGCGTCGCCGGCGGCTGGCTGGTGGCCACGCGGGTGCTGGACTTCAGCTCGGCCGTCTACATCCGCAACACCATCGACTTCCTGCAGGGCTGGGACATCGTCTCGGGCCTGATCAAGGCGGCGGTGTTCGGCTTCATCGTGGCGCTGATGGGCTGCTACCACGGCTACAACGCCAAGGGCGGGGCGCGCGGCGTCGGCCGGGCGACGACCCACGCGGTGGTCTCCTCGGCGATCCTGATCTTCGCCTCCGACTACCTCCTGACCACCTTCTTCACCCACGCCTCATGA
- a CDS encoding ABC transporter ATP-binding protein, giving the protein MTDVTPKLAWKGVIKRFEGRAVLDGLDLSVAPGKSLVIIGGSGQGKSVTIKTALGLMRPEAGQIELDGQNVVGLSEGQRRKLFSRVGVLFQGAALFDSLTVWENVAFRLINADGVPRKQARERAIEALEQVRLAPDVADRFPSELSGGMQKRAGLARAVVAQPEILFFDEPTTGLDPITAAAINELISNQVRRLGSTAVSITHDLASAQTIGDEIAMLHNGKIIWRGPAAELHTTDNPYVRQFVEGRAEGPISHGV; this is encoded by the coding sequence ATGACCGACGTGACCCCGAAACTCGCCTGGAAGGGCGTGATCAAGCGCTTCGAGGGCCGCGCGGTCCTGGACGGCCTCGACCTGTCGGTGGCGCCGGGCAAGTCGCTGGTGATCATCGGCGGCTCGGGCCAGGGCAAGTCGGTGACCATCAAGACGGCCCTGGGCCTGATGCGTCCGGAAGCCGGCCAGATCGAGCTGGACGGCCAGAACGTCGTCGGCCTGTCGGAAGGCCAGCGGCGCAAGCTGTTCTCGCGCGTCGGCGTGCTGTTCCAGGGCGCGGCCCTGTTCGACAGCCTGACCGTCTGGGAGAACGTCGCCTTCCGCCTGATCAACGCCGACGGCGTGCCGCGCAAGCAGGCCCGCGAGCGCGCGATCGAGGCTCTGGAGCAGGTGCGCCTGGCCCCGGACGTGGCCGACCGCTTCCCCTCTGAGCTTTCGGGCGGCATGCAGAAGCGCGCCGGCCTGGCCCGCGCCGTCGTCGCCCAGCCCGAGATCCTGTTCTTCGACGAGCCGACCACGGGCCTGGACCCGATCACGGCCGCGGCGATCAACGAGCTGATCTCGAACCAGGTGCGACGCCTGGGTTCGACGGCGGTTTCGATCACCCACGACCTGGCCTCGGCCCAGACGATCGGCGACGAGATCGCCATGCTCCATAACGGAAAGATCATCTGGCGCGGCCCGGCCGCCGAGCTGCACACGACCGACAACCCGTATGTCCGCCAGTTCGTGGAAGGGCGCGCCGAGGGGCCGATCTCCCACGGGGTCTAG
- a CDS encoding hydrogen peroxide-inducible genes activator has product MLLPTLRQLQYLKLLSEHGSFSRAAESAYVTQPTLSAGIQELEKILGAPVVDRARSGVILTAAGQEAVRRAEDILARTEDLVQAARGAGQPLAGRFRLGVIPTVAPYLLPRALPVLRDRFPKLKLFLREDLTQRLIAALKTGALDAALIALPYDMTGLEWAHVEDDELLAAAPANHPMAGQTRVDPDSLRGDDLILLEDGHCLRDHALAACGLEPPSRYGNGGAGDEESFAATSLPTLVQMIGSGLGVSFLPAMAVHAGLTDKAAVTVRPLATEHPSREIVVAWRSGSSRGVEGRLLAETLREAG; this is encoded by the coding sequence ATGCTCCTCCCGACCCTTCGCCAGCTGCAGTATCTGAAGCTGCTCTCCGAGCACGGCTCGTTCAGCCGCGCGGCCGAAAGCGCCTATGTCACCCAGCCCACCCTGTCGGCGGGCATCCAGGAACTGGAGAAGATCCTCGGCGCGCCGGTGGTCGACCGGGCTCGCTCGGGCGTGATCCTGACCGCCGCCGGCCAGGAGGCCGTGCGCCGGGCCGAGGACATCCTGGCCAGGACCGAGGACCTGGTGCAGGCCGCGCGGGGCGCGGGCCAGCCGCTGGCCGGGCGTTTCCGCCTGGGCGTGATCCCGACCGTGGCGCCCTATCTGCTGCCGCGCGCCCTCCCCGTGCTGCGCGACCGTTTCCCCAAGCTGAAGCTGTTCCTGCGCGAGGACCTGACCCAGCGGCTGATCGCGGCCTTGAAGACCGGGGCCCTGGACGCGGCCCTGATCGCCCTGCCCTACGACATGACCGGCCTGGAATGGGCCCATGTCGAGGATGACGAACTGCTGGCCGCCGCCCCGGCCAATCACCCGATGGCGGGTCAGACGCGGGTCGATCCCGACAGCCTGCGGGGCGACGACCTGATCCTGCTGGAAGACGGCCACTGCCTGCGCGACCACGCCCTGGCCGCCTGCGGGCTGGAACCGCCCTCCCGCTATGGGAATGGGGGCGCCGGCGACGAGGAGAGCTTCGCGGCCACCTCGCTGCCCACCCTGGTGCAGATGATCGGCTCGGGCCTGGGGGTCTCGTTCTTGCCGGCCATGGCGGTTCACGCCGGGCTGACCGACAAGGCGGCCGTCACCGTCCGGCCCCTGGCCACCGAGCATCCCAGCCGCGAGATCGTGGTCGCCTGGCGCTCGGGCTCAAGTCGGGGCGTCGAGGGGCGGCTGCTGGCCGAGACCCTGCGCGAGGCTGGCTAA
- a CDS encoding phospholipid-binding protein MlaC: protein MTSPGSPMKNILPTRRGANAALLAFFGASALAVASPALAQARDPGAEAFVQTKAQRVITVLANKSMNEAQKKQVFHQAVDELADVPRITNFVLGKYARTITPDQRARFTPVFRTYAENVYQSRIDDYRGEQLKVTGSVVRKPGDVIVNTTISGGQITQPLPVSWRVLGSGQTWKVVDVQFKGIWLAITQQQDFVSTIDNAGGNIDVLINQLQKGGSGSSGRR, encoded by the coding sequence ATGACCTCCCCCGGTAGCCCCATGAAAAACATCCTCCCCACCCGGCGCGGCGCCAACGCCGCGCTTTTGGCGTTCTTCGGGGCCTCGGCCCTGGCCGTCGCCAGCCCGGCCCTGGCCCAGGCCCGCGACCCCGGCGCCGAGGCCTTCGTCCAGACCAAGGCCCAGCGCGTCATCACCGTGCTGGCCAACAAGAGCATGAACGAAGCGCAGAAGAAGCAGGTCTTCCACCAGGCGGTGGACGAGCTGGCCGACGTGCCGCGCATCACCAACTTCGTGCTGGGCAAGTACGCCCGCACCATCACGCCCGACCAGCGCGCGCGCTTCACGCCGGTGTTCCGGACCTACGCCGAGAACGTCTACCAGAGCCGTATCGACGACTATCGCGGCGAGCAGCTGAAGGTGACCGGCTCGGTCGTCCGCAAGCCGGGCGACGTGATCGTCAACACCACCATCTCGGGCGGCCAGATCACCCAGCCCCTGCCCGTCTCGTGGCGCGTGCTCGGGAGCGGCCAGACCTGGAAGGTCGTCGACGTCCAGTTCAAGGGCATCTGGCTGGCCATCACCCAGCAGCAGGACTTCGTCTCGACGATCGACAACGCCGGCGGCAACATCGACGTGCTGATCAACCAGCTCCAGAAGGGCGGTTCGGGCTCCTCTGGTCGCCGCTAA
- the mlaD gene encoding outer membrane lipid asymmetry maintenance protein MlaD: protein MALREQWAETAMGVVVLALAAGFLTYSLSVGGVHMKRGEYEISAKFGEAGSLSPGAAVSVAGVKVGTVSQITLEPKTYLAVAKLSIDPTVKLPADSTAKITSDGILGGAHVAIAPGASLEDLKPGGEIENTQGAVDLFGLIGSVIRPQGGSGDAAASSTPAPANPATQPAESY from the coding sequence TTGGCTTTGCGCGAACAATGGGCCGAGACGGCCATGGGCGTTGTCGTCCTCGCCCTGGCGGCGGGCTTCCTGACCTATTCGCTGAGCGTGGGCGGCGTCCACATGAAGCGCGGCGAGTACGAGATCAGCGCCAAGTTCGGCGAGGCCGGCTCGCTGTCGCCCGGCGCGGCGGTCAGCGTCGCCGGCGTCAAGGTCGGCACGGTCTCGCAGATCACGCTGGAACCGAAGACCTATCTGGCGGTCGCCAAGCTGAGCATCGACCCGACGGTCAAGCTGCCGGCAGACTCCACGGCCAAGATCACCAGCGACGGCATCCTAGGCGGGGCGCACGTCGCCATCGCGCCGGGCGCCTCGCTCGAAGACCTCAAGCCCGGCGGCGAGATCGAGAACACCCAGGGCGCGGTCGACCTGTTCGGCCTGATCGGCTCGGTGATCCGTCCGCAAGGCGGCTCGGGCGACGCGGCCGCGTCCTCGACGCCCGCCCCGGCCAATCCGGCCACGCAGCCGGCCGAGAGCTACTGA